tccaattttttaaaataaaacatttatatgtaaatgttttattttttgagagggagagagacatggagtgcaagcgtgggaggggcagagagagagggagacagaatccaaagcaggctccaggctctgagctgtcagcacagagcccattgcaggacttgaactcacaaactgcgagatcatggcctgagctgaagtcagaggcttaactgagccacccaggggtggCAGAAAACCATGTAACtcgatctcggggtcatgagttcaagtcccatgttggatgtagagattacttaaaaataaaaagtattaaaaaaaaaaagaattgatttgggtcaattatatctcaagacTGGGGGAAAAAGGAACTGATTTGGTTTTTATTACAAAGGTAATAAAACTATATTCtaaaaaaatgggggtgggggaataacTGCATAAAGGTCACCACACTATACATACAGTTTGATAGCTTTTccccctgtatttttaaaattttcaatgtttattattttgagagagagaaatgagtgagggaggggcagagagagagagggagacacagaatctgaagcaggctccaggctctgagctgtcagcacacaacccaaaacggggctcaaacccacaaactgtgagatcataacctgagcagaagttaaacactcaactgactgagccacccaggtgcccccccgccccgtgcatttttattcatttccaaaTTCTAAATAAGCCTTCTCTCATTTTGATAGGGTTGCCATTTTCCAGTATGGTTTGGAGAATTTTGCATCAGTCTTTCTTGTCAGGCAATTGAAGAAACTGGAATGAAGTTGCTCCAATGGGTCATCATACATctaaaatcacaaatcaaaacctcTTCTGCTTTTGCAGATTTGGTTGAGAACAGCTGCCCAGGAGTATAgccaaacaaaaaatttttatttgtccattcttcctctgccatttcttttaaatgttaggGCCATAGTGTTGGTCTATGAGCATAAATATATGTCTCTCTTTGGTTTGGGCCTCCAAATGGATTTTCAGTAAGTGGTAGGACTGTCGGAGTCCTGGACTTAGaggcaggatataaaaccaatgagAAGAAAACTGGATTGGGAAGTCTGCCAATGAGCCCTTATCTGACATCCTAGGTGGGTATTTGTCTGATGATAAATGGGAAGGGAAAACTTTTAGCTCTATTCTTCAAAGTTCATCCCAGATAAAACTCCTGGGAAGACTTGCCTGAATTTTTCAGGTCCAGCAAATGACTTTACACCTTGCTCTTCTACAATCAATATCATATTCTAACAGCATGTCTTGTATGCTTGCCCAGTAGCCTGTGAACATTTTCAGGACTGAGACAATgtgtttaatttataatattaactGCTGAGAATTGctctgagtgcttactgtgtactAGGCACTTACCACTTCCCCCTCAACACTTGGTcaggggaatatatatatatatatatatatatatatatatatatatatatataaaataaaatttatttatttagagagagagtgagtgagcacaagtcagggaggggcacagagaagagagaatcccaagcaggctctgcaccattaatcagtgcatagcccaatgtggggctcaaactcaggaacccttgagatcatgacctgagctgagatctgactgtgccacccgggcgcccctgggacatactttttaaaaatgagcaaggtCTCAGAGAATTTAAAGAATTCTGCCCAACATCGCAGATCTGAAGCTACACCTGGAATGAGAACCCAGGTGGATGTGAATTTCAAATCGCACATAGACTGCAGTATCAAATATTATCCCATTTTCAATTTCCGTTAATCCTTTTGATTATGTCCAGGACAAAGTTGGTTTCACAGCTAATACTTGGTGCTTAACATCTAACACTTGGCTAACCGGTCGAACCAAGAAAGAGCAGGCTGAGCGCTTTTAACAGATTATAGATAAAATTTAAccgttttgttttcatttaacttaGTCCCACTGTACTCTTACGTGGCAAATGAGAGCGAATTTCCACTGATGGTAGTGGAAATTTCTTAAACTTGTTCAACTGCTTTGCATATGTACAGAATATCTTTAAAAGGAAgcacaaaggggcacctgggtggctcagtcgattgagcgccagactcaggtcatgatctcacctcaaggttcgtgggtttgagccccgcatcaggttctgtgctgacagctcggagcctggagcctgcttcggatcctgtgtctccctctctctcaaaaataaataaatgttaaatttttttttttttttttttttttttttttttttttttttttttgttaaaggaaGCACAAAAACTGGTAATACTTCTTGTCTCCGCGGAGTCTTTATGGGTGGCTGGGGGAAACTAGGAGGAGACGGACATTTTGACTTTATTATATTCTTCTACACAAAATTCGAATTTTGTGACCGAAGATGGAGACAAAACAAAcgagaaaattattaaataaataatagcgCATTTGTTAGGGAGAATATGGCAAAAACCATGAAGGTCTTAGAATAAATGAAGCTAAGGAAATGCTGTGTCAAAAACTTAGCGGTGCGAAAAAAGAATCCACTTTACAGAGTAAACCGTGGACGAGGTGGCCCAGCGTCAGCCTCTGCCTCCTGAATGCTCGGTTTCTGTGGCTGGAGGTTCCACCTGCGCTTGCGCACAGTCTCAAGCCGGCCATTTCTGCGAGCATCTTCCACAACCGACCGAGAGCGCGCAGAAACAGCACGCACGCTTGCGGGGACGCGCACGCACGCGCGCCACGCCCCACCCCGTACGGCCCCACAAATCCCGAGGCGGCGAGGCCCGGGTTGTCTAGGCTCCGGGAGGTAATGCCCCGGAAGGCAGGGAACTTGGAAGAGGCCGAGGCCGGTGTGGAGGAGGTGGACGCGGAGGAGGTGGGCCCTGAAGAGTACGGCGGGGAGGAGTCGGGCGCCGAGGAGTCTGGCCCGGAAGAGTCTGACCCCGAGGAGCCGGGCGCCGAGGAGGAGATGGAGGCTGGGCAGCCGCGACCGGTGCTACGCTCAGTGAACTCTTGCGAGCCGTCTCAGGTCATCTTCTGCAACCGCAGTCCGCGCGTCGTGCTGCCGGTGTGGCTCAACTTCGACGGCGAGCCGCAGCCGTACCCGACACTGCCGCCCGGCACGGGCCGCCGCATCCATAGCTACCGAGGTAGGTGAGCCGGGGTCGCCCTGGCCCGGGCCGGCCCAGCCCGGTCGCGCCTCCTGCTTTGTCCCGGGGCGCAGCGAACGCCTGCTGGTGCCCCAGAGAGGTTGTGACAGATCCAGGTTGACGCTGCTACTAGGTGGCAGCTAATTCTTTCTTATAGGACTGAGTAATTTGCATCGGAGGTGGCTTTTCCCCCTTACACGTATATTTACCCCTAAAAGTGCTCCGTACCTAATGCCCGTTTGTTCATTACGTCTCTGAGAGAATCTCACATTCCCGAGTGTCCCCAGTGGGCCAGGTCCGCGTTAGGTCCCTGCCCTTCATGGAGAACACAGTCCAGTCGGGGAGACAGATGCATGCATAAACAGATGAGAACAAGCCAGTGTCACAGTTGCTGCAGGAGGAACGGGGCACAGCGGCCCGTGGGAGCTTGGAGCAGGCACCTAGCTCAGTGAAGGGAAGGGGTGTGTAAGTTTCAGTTAAGGACAGCTTTCCAATGGATCGTTTTGCCTTGAGAGTACGCGGTAATGTTTCTCAGACCTTTACTCCAAATTTCCCCTGATATTAAAGAAGGGAGAACACAGTTCTTCCAGGGATCAACATTTCTGTAGTCTTCTATTTTATCTAGGAAATTgtgtgaaattttgtttttttcatctaaaatttgTCTGTGCTTGAgttaacataaattttttttagagaatcttttttttattttaagttttatttattttgagagagggggcggagagagaggggggcagaccatgacctgagccaacaaaACCTAGAGTCTGCCCCTcaactgactggaccacccaggcgccccttaatataaactttttaaaaattacttaccaTGAGGGGCGCCCGgttggctcagtagattaagcatcccactcccagctcaggtcatgatctcacagtccgtgggttcaagccccccatcgggctctgtgctgacagctcagagcctggagcctgcctcaagttctgtgtctctctctctgcccctcccccactcacgctccgtctctctgcctttcaaaaataaataaacaatgaaaaaaaatgacttactgtgtgaatgtacttaatggcactgaacagtacacttaaaatggttaaaatggtcaattttatgtaagttttactataataaaatttttttttaccagtttacatttcttaaaatttcccaCCAAATCTTCAAGTACATTTGTGTCCCAGGAACACATTCAGACATGCTTTCCACCTGCCTTAAACAGAATGTTAGTCctagggaaggggggaggggggttgccttctctctctctctctctctctctctctctctctgtctctgtctctctctctttttgcataTGATGTATTTGTTTCTAAATTCACGTATACCTTACATACAGTAAAACACACAGATCTTAGAGATTGATGCATTTTTGACAAATACGACACCTAGATCAAACTATAggttaaaacatttccatcactccaggaagttccttcctgcccctttccACTCAGTCCCCTCCCATTCAGAGGCAaccattcttttgatttttcacaCCATAAATTAGTTTGGTCTATTCGTACAGAATGTACCTTTTTCTGTGTGGCTTCCTTTTCTGAACATGATCTTTTTGCATCTTCTTGTTCTTGAGAAGCACAGATGTAAAGAGTTGTTGAAGTTCTTTTAGTTTGCAGTGTTGGGTGTGATTCGCAATGCATGTGTTTGCTTTTTGACCACGGTAGcagaaagggtgctgtatttgAAGCCTCAAGTATCTGCTCTTTTTCCCTTACTGTCCTCGTTGCCTTGAGCAAGTCCCTTGGCTTTTTCAGATctatttgctcatctgtaaatagATCTGTTGTGAGGACTGAGTAAGGTAATATTACTGGGAGGGCTTAGTAAGATATTTAAGCAGCGTGGGAGGCAAGGACTTCAGGGTCAATCCAGGAAGATGAAGGAAATGGGTGTGTGGCTACATAACAGCCTCTTCTTGTTTTAACAGGCCACCTTTGGCTTTTCCGAGATGCAGGAACATATGATGGGCTTCTGGTTAACCAAACTGAACTATTTGTGCCATCTCTCAATGTTGATGGACAGCCTATTTTTGCCAACATCACACTGCCAGGTACTGATGTTCTATCTTACTTTATAAAAAGATaaggctgggggtgcctggctgggctCAGTGGGTAAAACATGTGATTCTTGATGTCAGcatcatgaattcaagcc
The Panthera uncia isolate 11264 chromosome A2, Puncia_PCG_1.0, whole genome shotgun sequence genome window above contains:
- the VHL gene encoding von Hippel-Lindau disease tumor suppressor; translation: MPRKAGNLEEAEAGVEEVDAEEVGPEEYGGEESGAEESGPEESDPEEPGAEEEMEAGQPRPVLRSVNSCEPSQVIFCNRSPRVVLPVWLNFDGEPQPYPTLPPGTGRRIHSYRGHLWLFRDAGTYDGLLVNQTELFVPSLNVDGQPIFANITLPVYTLKERCLQVVRSLVKPENYRRLDIVRSLYEDLEDHPNVRKDLERLTQEHIENQRMEGETEMK